From the Salmo trutta chromosome 2, fSalTru1.1, whole genome shotgun sequence genome, one window contains:
- the cabp5a gene encoding calcium-binding protein 5a: protein MSLGAACVFLRGGKHIDRELADDEIEELREAFAEFDKDKDGLISCKDLGNLMRTMGYMPTEMELIELSQNINMNLGGRVDFEDFVELMAPKLLAETAGMIGVKELKDAFKEFDADGDGEITTEELRNAMTKLMGEHMSRREIDAVVREADNNGDGTVDFEEFVRMMSRQ from the exons ATGAGTTTAGGAGCAGCATGTGTCTTCCTGAGGGGAGGGAAGCATATT GACAGAGAGCTGGCCGATGACGAAATTGAAG AGCTGCGCGAGGCGTTTGCCGAGTTCGACAAGGACAAGGATGGGCTGATCAGCTGCAAGGACCTGGGCAACCTGATGAGGACAATGGGCTACATGCCCACTGAGATGGAGCTGATCGAGCTGAGCCAGAACATCAACATGAACC TTGGTGGGAGAGTAGACTTTGAGGACTTTGTTGAGCTGATGGCCCCAAAGCTGCTGGCTGAGACTGCTGGGATGATCGGCGTGAAAGAACTGAAGGACGCTTTcaaagag TTTGACGCGGACGGAGATGGAGAGATCACAACAGAGGAGTTACGAAACGCCATGACCAAGCTGATGGGGGAGCACATGTCTCGAAGAGAGATTGACGCTGTGGTACGAGAGGCTGACAACAACGGTGACGGGACAGTAGACTTTGAAG AGTTTGTTAGAATGATGTCACGCCAGTGA